The sequence TATAAACACAAATCCGGTCATAGTTAGGCGCCTGCTTGGTACTCTAAAGGCTGCAGGACTTGTGAATATCGTAGCTGGAGTTGGTGGAGTGAGTCTTGCGAAAGAGCCAAAAGATATAACCCTCCTTCAAATTTTTAACGCAGTAAATAATAAAGAAAAACTTTTTAAGATCCACTCTGACTCACCTAAAGCTTGCCCACTTGGTGGCAAGATCGAGGGACTTTTAACCAACCACTTCCTAAAA comes from Campylobacter concisus and encodes:
- a CDS encoding Rrf2 family transcriptional regulator, whose product is MQVGIKFSTAIHVVLVACFFKDEKVTSEFIAGSINTNPVIVRRLLGTLKAAGLVNIVAGVGGVSLAKEPKDITLLQIFNAVNNKEKLFKIHSDSPKACPLGGKIEGLLTNHFLK